AATGGGAATATGGTTTATGGTGGCTTTGTAGGCTGGATTCACTCACAAAATCTTTCCAGAGCTTTAGAAGATATTAGAAAATATTTCACATAAATATTTTGGTTACAAATTTTATGGCTACAACTGGTGCTGATGACTGGAAAACGCCGTTGGGTGTGTATGAAAGAGCGATAAGAGAACTAATAAAGACAAGGCAAGAAATGCAAGCCGAGTTGGAAAGCATCAAAGCGATGCAAGCTTCTCAAATTGAAAATTTGAAAGAAGAAATTGAACGTTATCAGATAGAGACGCAGACTCTTAAAGCAGAACTTGGAGTTACCAAAGAGCGTCTTAACACAGTTCAAAAAATAGCAGATGAATCTCTATCTTCTAAGGAAGCTTTAAATGAAGTAATTCGCCTGACAAAAGACCGAGTTTCAAATATGGAAAAAAGTGCAGAGGATGTTCAAAGAGAAATTGATAGTTTGAAGTCAGATCCTAAACAGCAGATTAATAATCTTCGGATAGAACATGGTGTATGGGAAGGAACGGCTAAAAATACTCCAGGTTGGTCTATTTTAGATGGAGATGGAAGGCGTGTATTTAGAAGTTATATTCGCTTTGAGCAAGGCTTTTCACAACCACCACAGGTAGTAGTTGGTATATCGTATTTTGATATTATCAGAAAATCTAATAGTCGTCTAAAGGTGAAGGTGGCAGAGATTGATAAAAATGGGTTTTACTTTCACTTACAAACTTATTTGAATACACAAATTTGGGCGGCGGGAGTAAATTGGTTGGCTTATGGTTACTAATATATAGATTGAGGTTGGCTATGAGTAAAGCGGGTAATGATAATTGGAAAACACCTTTAGGTGTATATGAAAGATCGATCGCTGAATTACGGCGAACAAGAGAAGAAATTCAGGCAGAAATGCACAACCTCAGACAGATGCAAGTTTCTCTAGGGGAACTCTCAAATCTGAAAGCAGAACTAGAAGATTCTCAGGTAAAGATACAAACTCTCAAAACAGATTTAGACAAAACCAAAGCTGAGCTTATCACTACTCAAAAAATTGCCAGCGAAGCTCAACATCGAGTTGCGGATGCTGAAAGAGAGGCTAATTCTGCCCAAAAAGAACTACAAAATTTGAAGCAGCTTATGAATAATAACGAAAGTAGCAATCCTCAACTTATTGAAATTGTAAGTAAACTGCAAGAACAATTAGCTCAATTAGCGCCAATTAATACTGCATCTAGTCAAGATGATGATTTTAAACGGCAGATTATTCAGTCTATTTCAGATTTGCGATCGCAAGTCTCTAAATTATCAGATGAATTAATGCTTGTTTCTCCGGCGACAGGGAAAGACTACACCAAACTCCGAAATTTATTAGCAGATAGAGAGTGGAGAAAAGCCGATGAAGAAACTCTAAACCTGATAGTTAAAATATCTAATCGAGACAGAGATGGTTGGCGCTGGCTAGATCGAGGAGAAATTGCGCTATTTCCCTGGCAAGATCTTCGCATTATTAACAGACTTTGGGTAGAGTACAGCAGTGGACGGTTTGGTTTTAGCGTTCAAAAGCAAATATGGCAGAGTATAAATGTAGCAAATAACAATAATTTTGAGGTAGAGAAGACGTTAGGCGATCGCGTTGGTTGGCGCGTCAATAATAACTGGCTTAAGTATGATGAATTAACTTTCGATATTAGCGCATCCGAGGGACATCTACCATCTACTGTTCATATTTTAGGAGTTGATAAGGGAAGAGTGGAAGATAGAATAAGACTTCTTTTATCGCGTCGGGAATTACAAATATAAATTCTTAATTTTCAACAAATATTTAGTTTTTTCGTACAAAGAGGTTAGTGACGATGAGTAAAGCGGGTAATGATAATTGGAAAACTCCTTTGGGTGTATACGAAAGAGCGATCGCAGAGGTAATTAAAACACGCGAACAATTACAAACAGAACTACAAAGCCTGCGAGATATTCAAGCTTCTTATAAGAATTTAAAGTCTGAGCTTCAGGCTGCCAAGGCGGAAATACAAACCCTGCAATCCCAATTTCAAGCTTGTCAAAAAGAACTTCAGGAAACTAAGGCAGAGTTAGAAGCTACCAAGTTAGAACTTCAAGATACTGATAAACAGTATGAAGATAGAATAACAGAAGCTAAGGAAACCGCAGATATTGCTCACTCTGAAGCTAAAGCTGCTTATTCTCAAGTAGAATCTGTTAAAACTGAAATCGAAAATGGCACTATTGTTGCTCAGAAAGCTTTGATGTTACGTGGTAGAGATGAGAATTACTGGATGAGATTTCATTCGGTTGATAGTGTTAACCATGATGTATTTCAGATTTGGAAAATTGATGATACATGGTATGATACTATTAGGGTAAAAGCAGCAAAACTTTTACGAGCCAGAGATGATAAACACTGGATAAAATTTTATCGAGTTGATAGCAAAAATCGGGATGTTTTTGCTATGTGGAGAAGTGACAAAACATGGCATATTAATATCCAACTTAAGTAGTGTTATTACTTCTCTGCTTTTGCTTCATTTCTGTATATTTATTCTCATGTTTATTTATGTTTAGCCAGTTTATTAACGATTTGCATCTTTATAAACATCCCCTCTAAAAATCTCCATAAACCACTCTGGCGTTTTCAACTCTTCAAACCCAAATTGTCCATAAAGCCAATGAGCATCTTTTGTCGCCAACAACCATCGCCGCAAACCTTGTAACTCTGCTTCTGCCATAATGGTTTCGATCAACCATTTACCCAAACCAAAACCGCGATATTCTTCTAAAATAAACACATCTGAAAAATAAGCAAAACTTGCATAATCTGTGATTACTCTCGCAAAGCCAACTTGCTTGTCGCCTTCATAAACTCCGAAACAAAAAGAGTTATCGATACATTTCTGAACGACTGACAACGGAATATTTTTAGCCCAATAAGAATTGCGGAGAAAATTATGAATTACGTCTAAATCTAATTTCGACTTGTCGGTGTTGATGGAAAATCTATTTTGTAATTCGCTATTCGTCATAAGTGATAAAAAACACTGTTTAAAAAATAGTCCGGATGCTAAGCCGGAAAACACGGATTCTATTTTAGATATTGTAACGTCAAGATACCTAAATTTACGGACTAAAACGATGAGACAGCTTTGGAAAACTTTTCTCGCACTTCCCCTAGTTGCAGGTGTGGCGCTTACCGCGATACCGAGTCAAAGCATTGCAGCGCCGAGTTTTGGCCAGTATCGCGTTACTCAGAGGTATAATGGCAGACCAGCGCCTGTTAATCTCAGCACTCCGGAGGCGCGGCGATTTCGGACTGCGTTGACAAATGGTGCCAAACTGGGGCCTAATTTTGCGGGACAGTATACTGTGGTAACTTGGGGTTGCGGTACTGAGTGTCAGCAAGTTGCGATCGTCGATGCGAAAACAGGTAGAGTTTACATGACGGGGATTACCGCGTCGCTGGGAGTGAAGCATCAGTTAAACAGTCGCTTGTTGGTTGTCAATCCGCCGGAGGAAATTGCACAGCTTTCTCCCGAATATGCAAAAAGGATAACTACTCGCTACTATGTTTGGCAGAATAATCGCTTAGTGCAGGTTAAGTGATCGAGATTTAAAATTTTTAACCGCAGATGAACGCAGATGAGGTTTGTCTGCGTTATTTGCGTTTATCTATGTGAATCTGGGAAACTTAAGAGTAAGCTAATTATTGGAAATTCAGCATCTCAAATGACTTATCCTCAATCTCTATCTTGGCAAGATGTCCGCGACAAATTTAAAACAATCTGGGGCTATGATGATTTTCGCCCACCCCAAGGGGAAATTATTCGTAGTTTGCTAGCTCAGCAGGATGCGATGATTATAATGCCTACGGGTGGGGGAAAGTCGATTTGTTTTCAATTGCCAGCTTTGTTGCAAACGGGGTTAACGCTGGTAGTTTCGCCTTTGGTGGCGTTGATGGAAAATCAGGTGCAGGAATTGCGTCAGCTAAAGTTGCCAGCTGCGCTACTGCATAGTGAATTGCCAACTTCTGAACGCAAGCAGACTTTGCAAGCTTTGGAGCAACAAAGGTTACGATTGCTGTATGTGTCGCCGGAAACTTTGTTAAGCGAACCGGTGTGGATGCGTTTGTGTCAATCGTATTTGAAAATTAACGGCATAATTTTGGATGAGGCGCATTGTTTGGCGCAGTGGGGAGATACTTTTCGACCTGCTTATCGGCGTTTGGGTGCGGTGCGATCGGCTCTCCTTCAGTTTAAACCACCAGGAACTAAAATCCCGATCGCAGCTTTTACCGCTACTGCCGATCCCACTGCCCAAAAAACTATCCAGTCAGTCTTACAATTACAACAGCCAGAAATTTTTCGCCTCAACCCCTATCGTCAAAATCTCCATCTCAAGTTACAAACAATCTGGACGCCACGCGGACGCAAGCAAACTCTGTTAAAGTTTATTCAGGCCAGACCGCAACAAGATGGTTTAATTTATGTTCGCACTCGGCGAGATGGCGAACATTTAGCTGCATGGTTAAGAGATAAAGGATATACAACCGCAGCTTATCATGCCGGTTTGAGTCCGCAGGAACGTCGCACTATTGAAAGTGATTGGATTTCTGGTAAAATAGCTTTTGTGGTTTCTACATCTGCTTTCGGAATGGGCGTTAACAAACCGAATGTGAGATGGGTAATTCACTTTCACCCTACCTTACTGTTATCGGAATACGTGCAGGAAATCGGACGTGCGGGAAGGGATGGGAAAAAATCCGATGCTTTGCTATTGATGAGCGAACCGACTGGATGGTTAGATCCACAGGATAAGCAACGACAAAAGTTTTTTGAGGATAAAGTGCGATCGCAACAACGGGAAGCTCAGCAGTTAATTCGCAAACTCCCCGCAACTGGAGAGGTAAATATTGTAGCCCGTCAGTTTCCCGAAGGGGCGACAGCTTTATCGCTACTCCACAGCACAGGTCAGCTAGAATGGCAAGACCCATTTCACTATATTATTAAGGATCGATCGCCAAGCCAACAACCAGCTCAATTCGATGCCGTCAAGCAGATGAATTCCTACCTGAGAACTCGCGAATGTCGCTGGCAGTTTTTGTTACGCGCCTTTGGTTTTCAGGAAAATATGCGTTGCGGACACTGCGATAACTGCGATCGCAGCAAATGAATTTATGGGGAAATTGTTCGTTGATATTACAGTTGAATGCGATCGGTGGGTGACGGCACCCTCTCAAAGGAAGAGGGAGAACGAGATAGCGGGAAGAAATTCCTAATTTTGACTTTTGACTTTTGACTTTTGACTTTTGACTTTTTACTTTTAGATCGCCTGTGCCGTCCCCCACCCTACGATTGGATACTAATTACGGAAAACCTAGTTTCTCTCAGTATATTCACTTTGCTATCAAAAAATGATATTACATAAAGATGCGATTTCTACGGTTAAAACTATTATAAATGTATAAAATAGTATAAATTTATAAAAATTTATAACATTAGCTTGCAAA
This Aerosakkonema funiforme FACHB-1375 DNA region includes the following protein-coding sequences:
- a CDS encoding H-type lectin domain-containing protein; translated protein: MATTGADDWKTPLGVYERAIRELIKTRQEMQAELESIKAMQASQIENLKEEIERYQIETQTLKAELGVTKERLNTVQKIADESLSSKEALNEVIRLTKDRVSNMEKSAEDVQREIDSLKSDPKQQINNLRIEHGVWEGTAKNTPGWSILDGDGRRVFRSYIRFEQGFSQPPQVVVGISYFDIIRKSNSRLKVKVAEIDKNGFYFHLQTYLNTQIWAAGVNWLAYGY
- a CDS encoding GUN4 domain-containing protein; translation: MSKAGNDNWKTPLGVYERSIAELRRTREEIQAEMHNLRQMQVSLGELSNLKAELEDSQVKIQTLKTDLDKTKAELITTQKIASEAQHRVADAEREANSAQKELQNLKQLMNNNESSNPQLIEIVSKLQEQLAQLAPINTASSQDDDFKRQIIQSISDLRSQVSKLSDELMLVSPATGKDYTKLRNLLADREWRKADEETLNLIVKISNRDRDGWRWLDRGEIALFPWQDLRIINRLWVEYSSGRFGFSVQKQIWQSINVANNNNFEVEKTLGDRVGWRVNNNWLKYDELTFDISASEGHLPSTVHILGVDKGRVEDRIRLLLSRRELQI
- a CDS encoding coiled-coil domain-containing protein, which encodes MSKAGNDNWKTPLGVYERAIAEVIKTREQLQTELQSLRDIQASYKNLKSELQAAKAEIQTLQSQFQACQKELQETKAELEATKLELQDTDKQYEDRITEAKETADIAHSEAKAAYSQVESVKTEIENGTIVAQKALMLRGRDENYWMRFHSVDSVNHDVFQIWKIDDTWYDTIRVKAAKLLRARDDKHWIKFYRVDSKNRDVFAMWRSDKTWHINIQLK
- a CDS encoding GNAT family N-acetyltransferase, translating into MTNSELQNRFSINTDKSKLDLDVIHNFLRNSYWAKNIPLSVVQKCIDNSFCFGVYEGDKQVGFARVITDYASFAYFSDVFILEEYRGFGLGKWLIETIMAEAELQGLRRWLLATKDAHWLYGQFGFEELKTPEWFMEIFRGDVYKDANR
- a CDS encoding RecQ family ATP-dependent DNA helicase; translation: MTYPQSLSWQDVRDKFKTIWGYDDFRPPQGEIIRSLLAQQDAMIIMPTGGGKSICFQLPALLQTGLTLVVSPLVALMENQVQELRQLKLPAALLHSELPTSERKQTLQALEQQRLRLLYVSPETLLSEPVWMRLCQSYLKINGIILDEAHCLAQWGDTFRPAYRRLGAVRSALLQFKPPGTKIPIAAFTATADPTAQKTIQSVLQLQQPEIFRLNPYRQNLHLKLQTIWTPRGRKQTLLKFIQARPQQDGLIYVRTRRDGEHLAAWLRDKGYTTAAYHAGLSPQERRTIESDWISGKIAFVVSTSAFGMGVNKPNVRWVIHFHPTLLLSEYVQEIGRAGRDGKKSDALLLMSEPTGWLDPQDKQRQKFFEDKVRSQQREAQQLIRKLPATGEVNIVARQFPEGATALSLLHSTGQLEWQDPFHYIIKDRSPSQQPAQFDAVKQMNSYLRTRECRWQFLLRAFGFQENMRCGHCDNCDRSK